Proteins from a genomic interval of Paenibacillus sp. FSL H8-0048:
- a CDS encoding phosphatidylglycerophosphatase A family protein has translation MTDAKIPYSLNSKAVAEATRYWLHKRGVTLEEIAELVMLLQKKYYPGLTMEECIHNVEMVLSKREVQNAVLTGIQLDVLAEEGKLFSPLQDMIENDEGLYGVDEILAFSIVNVYGSIGFTNYGYVDKLKPGVLERLNDKTTGQIHTYLDDIVGAVAAAASSRIAHRKQAEREQELGLPHAPEDAEEAARRSRLEETLPE, from the coding sequence ATGACTGATGCCAAAATTCCTTACAGCCTCAACAGCAAAGCCGTTGCCGAAGCGACCCGGTACTGGCTGCACAAGCGCGGAGTCACCCTGGAGGAGATCGCCGAGCTTGTCATGCTGCTGCAGAAGAAATACTATCCGGGCCTGACTATGGAGGAATGTATTCATAACGTTGAGATGGTACTCAGCAAGCGTGAGGTGCAAAATGCGGTGCTGACCGGCATCCAGCTCGATGTACTGGCGGAGGAGGGCAAGCTGTTCTCGCCGCTCCAGGATATGATTGAGAACGATGAAGGCTTGTACGGGGTAGACGAGATTCTCGCCTTCTCGATCGTTAATGTATATGGCAGTATCGGGTTCACCAACTATGGTTACGTGGACAAACTCAAGCCCGGCGTACTGGAGAGGCTGAATGACAAAACCACCGGCCAGATCCATACCTATCTGGATGATATCGTAGGGGCTGTAGCCGCAGCGGCCAGCAGCCGTATTGCCCACCGCAAACAGGCGGAACGTGAGCAGGAGCTGGGTCTGCCCCATGCCCCGGAGGACGCGGAAGAGGCAGCGCGGCGCAGCCGGTTGGAGGAGACGTTGCCAGAATAA